The Halorubrum salinarum genome segment GCTGCGATCATGGACTTCTTTGACAACGGATACGAACATCAAACTGTACACGCCGAACGACACCGGCGATGAGGACTCCCGCGTCGGACCAGCAAGCACGAACCTCTTACACGATAAGGGGTTGTCGACGATGATTGGGTGGCAAAACACAGATGCGAAGGGGAACGCGCTGTCAGGAGAACAGCGACAACAGATGCGTCGCCTCCGACGGTGGGATGAGCGCTTCCGACGGCGCTCATCTGCGGATAGGAATCTTATGTATGCACTCGGTGAGATCAACCGCATGGCTTCCGCGCTTGGTGCGCCGGACAGCACCCGAGAGACAGCAGGCGTCATCTATCGTCGCGCACTTACGGACGGACTCGTTACGGGTCGAGCCGTTGAAAGCGTCGCCACTGCGGCGCTATACGCGGCGAGTCGCATGGACGGTGTCCCGCGCTCTACCGACGAGGTCTCGGCAGTGAGCCGCGTCGAACAAATTCGCGTTGAGCGGGCATATCGACACGTCTCACGTGAACTCGGGTTAGAAATCGCCCCGACAGACCCCCGTTCGTTCATCGGACGGATCGCGTCGGACGTGGAGTGTACGGACGCGACAGAGCGAGAGGCACGACGTCTCGCCGGAATAGCGGTTGAAAACGGCGTTCACAGCGGGAAACATCCGGTAGGCATCGCCGCTGGGGCATTGTACGCGGCCGCTAAGCGATGCGATGAGTCGCTCCGACAGACAGATATCGCTGATGCTACGGACGTGAGCGAGATGACGATACGGAACCGGTATCCTGAGATTTTGGCCGCAACAGATACCGAGGATGAGTAGACACAGTGAATGACAACGCTGCCACCGAACTCAGAGGCGTATCTGGCTAACCCACATACAAGCTTGCTGCTGTATGGCGATTCAGCACAGCCTCTTACCCACAAATATCCGATTCTTTTGTTCGATGCCGGACTGTTCCGCCAAAGAAAATAACTTTTCTTCGACTGACTGAAACCTGTCGACCTCTAGACTAGGTTGACGCTATCGACGAAGTGGGGAATCTGTCAGAGGCAAAACGCGTGGCTCGAAGGGACCATCGAGTCACGCGGGTTTTCGCTCTAAGCCAGTCGATCTGTGACTGATTCGATAATCGCGGTTGTCTTATGAAGTGTACCAGCGGATGTCTGTCGAGAGTCGCGCACACGTACATATACAGTATAGGCCATGAGAGGCGGAGTGGTCCGCGAGACGAAATATATTGATCCACTATTTATGTATATTGACAGACCTATGAACTCGGACTCGTCAGTTACTCGGTTTGATCCGACGACTACTCGGTCAGCACTCGACGCTGTATTCACTGCTGTCTCCGAGTTTAAAAATACAGATGCCAAAAATCTCCGGCGTCTCGACAGATATATCGACGCCGACACAATCAACCTCCTGTTTGGTGGTCCGGATAGTTCAACAACGCGTATTGAAGAGGGGACCCTTTCGTTTCGATACGACGATGTATTCGTGACTGTGACACATGACGGATGGATCGAGGTCGTCGACGCAGACGCGTTCCCCACACGGCCAGCACACCATAGACTGTCAGCCGACGCACGCGCACAGCAATCGACCGAAGCGGCTCTCGAAGCGGCGGCAGCGGCGTTTGCCGAGGCCGAAGAATACGTCTGGACCGCCGCTAGCAACGCTTCGGATACTGAACTCGGCGATCCGCTCTGGGCAGTGGTGGAGCAACTCTGGGCCATTCAGACATCGATTGACGACCTCACCGCGCAGTCGTCTTCGACTGAATCGCTGGCAACACAGACAGATGACCAGTTGTGACGAGATGACCGATGACGCACTGTTCAACCTCGGCATCGATCTCAACCGGGAAGAGACAGTAGGTGGCGCTATTGATCGGACACTGACTGCGGTCCGTACCACACTGGGGGACACAGCGATTACCGTGTGGCGAAGCCGCAACGAGCATGGTAGCAACCTTGAGAATGGCCAATCGCCGGAACAGCCGTCCCCACCGTTGTTCGGTTCCGAACGCCATACGGGTCGGTCGGATCGAATCCCTTCACCAGACGCGTCTCTAATCAAGCGATGTTTCACGGCTGATGCGCCGGTTCGAACTGACGGGGTGGCCGGACCAATCGCACCGGATGATAACCGCTGGCTTCCGCGTCAGGAACTTTTCGTTCCGATCGATTCCGAGCGTGTGCTATCGGTTGGCTGGGATCACCACGATCTCGCGATCGCGTTGGACGAGGCCGCTGTCCGTGATGTTCTCGAGCGAGCAGCAGAGTTACTCGCCGCGGCACTCGACCGTATTAGCTCCCAGACCCGTGACCCGACAGGCGAGATCGCCTCGGACATTCGCCTCGGTGCGTTTCAACAGGCGATCGAGGACGCCGCCGATGGCGTCGCCATCCTTGACGACGAGGCGTACGCCTATATCGACCAGACGCACGTCGATATGTACGGATTCGACAGCAAACAGGAGCTACTCGGTCGAAGTTGGCGGGAGCTATACGCTGCGGATGAAGCGGCACGGATCGAGAAGGAAGCTTTCGACGCGCTCGAACGCGATGGTCACTGGCAGGGGCGAGTAACGGGAAGTCGGCCAGATGGAACGACGTTCCCGGCGGAGCTGTCCCTGACGATGGTCACCCCATCCCGAATGGTCTGTACGGTGCGTGACGTGAGCGATCGTGAAGCACGGGAACATGAACTCGCATTAAAAGAGCGGGCGCTGGACGAAGCAGGGACCAGCATCCAGATTACGGACCCGACCCAACCGGGGAACCCGTTGGTGTACGTCAACGAGGAGTTTGTACAGCTAACCGGATACGAGCGGTCAGAGGCTCTCGGCCGAAACCCGAGATTCCTCCAGGGCCCCGGATTAGATTCGGAGACGACAAAGCGCATCCGTACGGCGATCGAAACCGAGCGACCAATAACGACTAAGCTGAGAAACTACACCGCGGAGGGTGAACCGTACTGGGCGAAGCTCTCCGTGACGCCGGTTCGAGACGCAAACGGAATCGTGACAAACTACATCGGGGTTCAACACGATATCACCGAGCAACGACGGCGGATCAGAGAGCTCAGAGACCAGACTGAGCGGCTGGAGCTCGTCCTCAGCGGGACGGAGACGGGCATCGGTGAGTGGGACTTCAGTACCAACACAGTCACGTTGGACGCCACTTTACGAGAGACGGTCGGAGCGAGCCCGACGACGATAGACGAATGGCAAGCAATAGTTTATCCGGAGGACCACGAACGTGCCGCTGACGCCCTGCGGCGCCCGATCGAGACCGGTGACCCGGCTGCTGAGACGATACGAATCGGGACGGATGACAGCGAAGTCACGTGGATAGATCTACACACCGTTGTGAGTGATGCGGGTGATGGCTCTGCCAGTGTGCTGGCGATGGGGCGAGACGCGACGAAGCGCTCCGAGCGTGTGAAATGGGCGTCGAAACTGTTTGATCAGGGCCCGCTGCTGTTCGTTCAAACTCGGGCCGTTGGCGGCGAAGCAGTCATTGAGGCCTGTGACCGGTCGTTTTCCGACGCGCTGGGGTACGAGCGCGAAGCGGTGGTTGGACAGCCGCTCAGTGAGTTTTACGACGATACCTCGGCCAATTCGCTCCAAACAGACGGCTACGAACGCGCGCTTAGCGGCGATCTCACCGTTGCGGAACGCACGCTCGTGACGACGGACGGCGACACGGTCCCGTGTCTGTTACGGGCGATCCCGCGCACCGTCAGCGACGAAGTCGTAGGTACCGATGTGCTGTTCATCGATATCTCTGAACGCGAGAAGTACACTCGGCGACTGGAGGCAGTGTTTAACAGCCCGCACCAGTTTACCGCGTTAGTCCGCCCCAATAAAATCGTGACTGACGTGAACGATACGCTGGTTACACGCATCGGTGTGGATCGGTCGACTATAGTTGATGAACCAATCGACAAATTCCCGTGGCTGAACCTTGATCCGAACCACAGACTCACGGTTTGTGAGGCGGTCAACCGCGCGGGTGACGGTGAACTCGTCCAGACCGAAGGAGAACTACAGGGTCCAGATGGTCTCGCACGCATCGACGTATCGTTCAAGCCGATTCGTAACGCCGCTGGTGAAATCACGCTGATCGCCGTTGAGGGGAAGGATATCACCGTGAAGACGCGACAGCGACAGCATTTACAGGTGTTCCAGCGGGTCGTCCGACACAACGTCCGCAACGATTTAAACAAGCTCGTGGGATGGACAACGATGCTCGCCGAGGAACCGGACGCTGACTGTCGTCAAGATCATCTCCGCCGACTGACGCGTATATTCGACGGATGGGAACGACTTACGAACAAAATGCAGGTGATCGATCGCGCGATACGGGAGATACCACACGACGAGTCGAGCGTTAACATCGCTGAGGTCACTGAAACGGCCGCAACGGCGGTACGAGATGACCACTCGGACGCAACGATCGCTGTCTCTGTCGACGCGACCGACGAGACAGTCTCACGATGGCTTACACACCCAGTTACCGAGGTGATAAAGAACGCGGTGGCCGCAGGAGACCGAGAAGACCCGTACGTCAACGTATCGGTGAGACAGGTCGACAACGGCTGGCTCCAGATCGTCGTGGCCGACGACGGGCCTGGCATGCCAGATATAGAGCGGGAGGTACTCGTCACCGGCGAAGAGACGCCGTTACAGCACGGTTCTGAGCTCGGGATCTGGCTGATTCGGATGTTAGTCTCGGTACTCGGCGGGGAGATCGATGTCGACGTGACCGACACAGGTACCGAAGTTGTGCTTCGCGTTCCGACGTCGTCAGCAAACCGTAATCTGGGTTTAGCCGTACCCGGGCAGATGTCCTAGGGGGCATACCGTACAAACTGCGAGGCGTGTGGAAGGGTCGGCAAAGCCCCGTCTCACAACGAGGGGCAGCGATCCGAAACCCAGCAACCGAGGCCGGGTTGTGACACGGACTCGTCGGGTAACAGTACCGTATTCACTCCGGGATAGACTCGCCGCCGTCTTCATCGACTATTCCGGAAGGCTGTCGGTCCACTGCTTGGGCCGCCGCTTCACTATCCGAGCACGGCGACGAGCCAACCACCTGCCATGTGGGGGCAACATCTCGCTTCCCACACACTCGCGCCTCAATCTGGCCGTCGTCGGTTCGCATCTCAATAACGTAATCGAAGTGTGCCGACCCAAACCAGCTGGAACCGTCGATGTCCCTCGCTGGTGGCAGGTGGATGAGCCCGCCGACGCCCTGATTTCGCCACTGACCGACCAGTTCGTGGAGGAACCTATCGAGTGCAGTCGAGTCATGATGCGCCAGCAGTTGGGTCAACGTCGCGATCGCGAATGTTCCCGTTCGATCACCTGTCGCGAGCTGCGTCGTCGCACGTTCGGCGGCGACCCCAAGTGAAGTGAGGTCACCGCACCGAACCGGTCCGGCGTCGGTAGTCGCGACGTCAACACCGCCGTCGGTCTCGGCACCAGGGGTAGAATCGATGACGAGAGGGTCCATCGTCGAGAGCCGCGAGCGAACCTCATGGTGTGGGTACTTCGTCGTCAACACCGCGCCCGTCTCGGTCATCGCCGCGTACATGGCGTAAAACAGGTCATCGTACAACTGGGAGCTCGGCGCGGCGAATCCAACAATGTCGTCGTGTTGGACCGCAACATCGGCGATGAAAGCCGGTGCGATCGTCTCTGGAGACGGGTGTAGAACGGCTTCGAAGGCCTCACCGGGATGCCTTTCGGCTGCGAGAAGCCGGTCAACTAGCTTGTTCCCGTAGTCGTCGACGTAGACGGAAGAGTCGACCCATGACGAACGGTCTTCACTCGTCGCAGTCGCGGCGGGTTCAGTGGGCCGGTTCAGATACTCGTACACCATCATCGTCAACTCAGACGGCTGGGCACTCACTCGGTCTCACCCGCTCGCGGCGGTATCGGGTATAGAGGACCCTCCATCGAGATTCGCGGCGCGTCATTCCATCCCGAACTCATGCGTTCTATTCTTTCAGTATCAATACTATTTCTACGCCCGAAGATATGTGGCAGGCAGAATAGATACCAAATATATCCGTGTCTTAGTAGTAGTCCACAACCGTTCGTCACTCGAAGAAGCCGCGGATGATCTTCGACTCCGCGGCGCGCAGATGCTGGTGGAGCGTCGACGAGGACACGTCGAACCGGTCGGCGAGATCGGCACCGTTGATACCACGCGGATCATCATAGTATCCTTCTTGGAGCGCTGTCTCGGCGATCTCCCGCTGTCTTCTCGTCAACTCTGTACTCCCGGCCGACCCGTCGCGTCTACCGGATGACCCGGACAGATGGCGCTTCGAGACGAGCTGACACGAACCGGAGACGGTAGACAACTCCTCGCGGACCCGACCGATCACCCCCGGGTCCCTGGTCCAGAACTCCAACACGTCAGCGTTCGGGCGGGAACGGACACTGCTCAGTTGTGTGTCTGTCCGCATGAGGACGTCGCGAACCGAGCCCAGCGACCGGCCCGGTGTATCTCTCATCCGCACGGCAATCTCGTGGGCGTTGCTACCGATCGAGTCAATACTGTCGAGTTCGATACCCGGCGTCGCCGCGACGTAATCACGAAACGCGGTCTCGGTGTAGCCGTCGACGCGGCCGGTTAGGTGAAAGTTTTCTCTGCCCGTTAGCGCGACGTGTTCGACGACAATCGTCCCGGACGTCGAGAGGCCCGGAAAGAGCGGCGACGGGTCCCGACACTCAAGATCGAAGGCGATCGGTGCGTTCGACGCGTTCGCAGACTCAAGCGTTGACAGTCGCATTCCGGCGGCGTCCGCAACCGCACCAACCGCTTGGCGTTCTGGTTCGGCGAAGCGCTCGGCGTCTGTACTGATGAACTCGGCGACGGCATAGACGGTCCCGTAGTGGCTCACCGGAACCGCGAGCGATTCTCGGTAGCCGAAATGGAGCAGTCGATTAAGCCACTCGCCGTGACTTCCCCCAGTCTCTTGTCCATCGACGACACGCTGTGGTTCGTTTTGTGAGGCAGCGGTAATCGCGGGAAACGCCTGCCCGTCGTTTTCGTACAGCTTCGACGGTCCACCTGCCTCGGACACTTCGACCGGGTCAATTCGCTCTGTGACCGGATCATACGTGCCAACGAACGCGTACTCCGCCACACGATCGCCGAAGCCGACAACCGCCTCACGCACTGCCGCCGATGTCTCCGCAGTCACGATCGCTTCAACTGTGTCAACCATCCCCTCCCACAGGTTCTGGTAGCGGTCCGCTTGCCGCTGGGTCCTGGCGACATCATTTGAGAGCCCCGCTATCGATGTCTCCTGGCGAAGTTGTGTGAGTGCTGCCGAGACCTGCTGGCTCACCGCCCGAATGAACGATTCCAACGTCTCGTCCCGTTTGTCGACGACTACGCTCAACAGACTCGTCTCACCGAGCTGTGTGACGAGTGCCTGCTTCTCGGCTGCGTCGTCCGCCTCGATAACGGCGTCGGCCGGGAGCCAGCACGTGTCGGACTCGGTGAACGCTCGCCAGAGGTCCGTCTCGCCCGGGTGAATTCGCTGTCGGCTACGTGATTCGGTGTTGTCTCCCGCAGTCGCAAGCCGCACCAACTCCCCTTTTGACGTATTGCGGTCGTATATCGCGAGTTCGTCAGCCGTCACCACTTCGGCAACCGCCTCGACGCACGCGTCAAACGCGTCTTCCGGATCCGTTGCTTTGAATACACGGTTGCTCACGGCGTAGAGGTTCGTCAACCGGCGCTGCCGGTCGAGTTCGTCACGCACATCGGTAAGATCGGTGATGTCGTTGGCAACGCCGAGTACCGCGTCCTCATCGCTGTCGGCCGGCTTGAATGGTATTTTCCACGTTTCTAAGATCCGCTCGTTGCCCGCGGCGTCGGTCAGCGTCTCCTCGGTGCGATGGAGCGGCTCGCCGGTCTCAATCACCCGTCTATCGTCGTCGGTGAATGCGTCCACCTCGTCGGGCTCGGCCGTGTAGTCGGCATCAGTCGAACCGATCATGTCCGAGACGGTGGTACCGTACGCGTCAGCGACCGCTTCGTTCGCGAGCAAGAATTCGCCGTCGGTGTTCTTCGCGAATATCAGCTGCGGGACTGTATTCATGACACGTTCGAGCTGATTGTGTTCTGACTCTATGCGGTCGCGCGCAGTACGTAGTTGACGTCGCTGCGCGACGAGTTCGATCGCCGTCTGGAGGTACTGTGTGACGATCAAAATGAGCTCGCGTTCGTCCTCGGCGAGATTGTCCGTTTCCGGCGACCCGACGAGAAACACACCATCGTCGTCGATAGGGACAATAAATTCGGTACCGATTGGCGTCTCCCGGTTGTGAACGCCCACCTCCGCGGCGACATTCGGATAGTATGCCGGCGTCCCAGCATCGAACGCCTCCCACGCAAGCGATTCACCAGGGCGGAATTGCGGTACCTCCTCGACAAGCGACGCTCCGCTACTGGAGACAGACACCGGAACGAGCACGTCGGTCGCGGTCTCCGCAGTTCCAGTCGGATTCGCTGTATCCGTTCCAGCAGGTTCGTGTGCCCAATACCCAGAGACCGGCCGATCAATAATCTCCGTCACTCCCTCGATGGCAGTATCAATCACTTCCTCGTAATTGTCTGCAGTCATCAGCTCTTCGGCAAGCGAACGTGTCTCCTCAAGGCGACGGAGTCGGCGTTCTTGTTCGGTGAGATCGAGATTAACGCAGGTGATTCCCCCGTCGGGAAGCTGTGCGAGGGACACGCGCTGTGTAATCGGCGTGCCGTCCCGTTTGACGCCGACCAACTCTCCGTCCCACGACCCCGTCTCCTCGACGACCGGGAGAACCTCGGTTTCGATTCGCTCGATGACGTCGTCCGCGTATATCTGCCGCCAGGTCCCGCCGAGCAGCTCCTCGGCGTCGTCGTACCCGAACATCGTGACGTGGGCGTCGTTGAGGTACGTGTACTCACCGTCACCGTTTAATAACGCAATACCGGAGGTCGTCAGGTCCATCGCGGCCGCCTGCTGTTCGAGCCGAGCCAAGTCCTCTATGCGTTCGCTGGCGTCTTGGAAGATTCCGAGGACGTACTCGGTGTCCGCGTGTGTAAACGTCGTTGACCTCACGTCGACGGGCACTGTCGACCCGTCGGCGCGCAGAATCGTTACCGGCTCCTCCGCGTCGGCGCGGACGTGTTTCTCCCGCCCGTCTTGGACTGCCTGAAACCCTTCTTGATGGCGCGTCTCAGTCTCTGGAGGGTGAAGTTCGGTCTGGTGCATCCCGATAAGCGAAGAGCGGTTGCGACCGAACAGCTCGGTCGCAGCCTCGTTTACCGCCACGACGGTTCCGGTGGCGGCCTCTGCGGCGAGGATCGGTGCTGGACCTTCTATCGCCAGCCGCGCGAGGAACGCGTCGGCTCCGTAGTCGGGAGACGTGGGTTCCGGACTCATCTTGTTATATAATTCACTATTCTGGACCAATTTGAGAGTATCGCCGTGATTGCCCATAACTGGATTTTACAGCCTAAGAGTGGGTTTCACAGGTAGTAGATTGATATATTCATTATTGACAAATGAATATCTATTAAAATCGTTAATAAATGAGTTGAGAACCAGTACTGACTCTTACTCCGGGTTTTGAACAGCACAACATCTGTTGAATAGAAGGCACACATCAAATATATCCTCCGAGGTTATGGCCGCTCGCGACGCCGAGCGCAACCGCTTTCGGAGCGGCGCCCCACGACAGCGATATGACCGCGCCCGCCGTCGACTGGCGGCTGATCCGCGAGGAGGCCCGCCCCGGCCCGATGCAGATGGCGTTAGACGAGGTCGCCGCCGAGACCGCCGCGGCGGGCGGGCCCGCCACGCTCCGCGCCTACCGCTGGGAGCCGAGCTGTCTCACCCTCGGGCGCCACCAGGAGCCGGAGACGGTCGACTGGGGCTTCTGCGAGCGCGAGGGGATCGACGTGACCCGCCGGCAGACGGGCGGGGGCGGGATCTACCACGACGGCCGCGGGGACGTGGCGTACTCGATCGCGGTCCCCGCGGACGACGTGCCGGGCGAACTGCTCGACTGCTATCACCTGCTGTGCGAGCCCGTCCTCGACGCGTTCGACCGGCTCGGGATCGACGCCGACTACGTCGAGGATCCGCTGCCGGAGCTGTACCATCCGGCGTGTTACCTCCGCGAGCTTCACCCGGCCCACGACGTGGTGGCCGACGACGGCCGCGCCGGTCCGCGCAAGATCGCCGGCAACGCGCAGTACCGCAAGCGCGAGGCGGTGATACAGCACGGGTCGCTGACGTTCTCGGCGGAGGCGGACCGACACCTCGGCGTCTTCGACGACCCACCGGTGACACCCGAAGAGTTCCGGGAGCGCGTGGTCGGGATGGACGAACTGGTCGACGCCGACCGCGCGGACGCGGTCGCGGCCGTCGAGGCGGCGCTGTCCGACTGGGCGGGAGCGGCGCCCGACGCAACCGTGGAGACGGACGGCTCGTGGACGGACGCGGAGCTGGAGCGGGCCGAAGAGCTCGTCGCGGAGAAGTACCGCGACGAGGCGTGGGTCCGAACGCGCCCCGGCGGCGGCGGAGCGTAGCGACCTCGGCGGGCGGGGATTCCCGGTTCCGAAGGGGCTTTTTCGGCCGCCTCCGTGTAGCCGGTATGAGCCTCAAGGTCGGCGCGCACGTCTCCATCGCGGGCGGCGTGGACAACGCCGTGGCGAACCAGGTCGAGGTCGGCGGCAACTGCGGACAGATATTCACCCACTCGCCGCAGGTGTGGCAAGACCCGGACATCGGCGACGACGAGGCCGAGCGGTTCCGCGAGGGGACCGAGCGCGACCTGGAGGGACCGTGGGTGATCCACACCTCCTACCTCGTGAACCTCTGTACGCCGAAGGAGGGGCTCCGGGAGAAGTCGCTCGACTCGATGCAAAAGGAGGTCGACGCGGCCGACAAGCTGGGCATCCCGTACGTCAACGTCCACCTCGGCGCGCACACGGGCGCCGGGGTCGAGGGCGGCCTCGACAACGCCGCGTCGGTGATCGACGACCTCGACGTGCCCGACGGCGTGACGGTCCTGATCGAGAGCGACGCGGGCGCGGGGACGAAGCTCGGCGGCGAGTTCGAGCACCTCGCGGGGATCATCGACCGCACGGAGACCGACATCGACGTCTGCGTCGACACGGCCCACGCGTTCGCGGCGGGCTACGACCTCTCGACGCCCGAGGCGGTCGACGAGACGGTCGCGGAGTTCGACGACGTGGTCGGGTTAGAGCACCTGAAGTACATCCACCTCAACGACTCGAAACACGAGTGCGGCACCAACAAGGACGAACACGCCCACATCGGCGAGGGGCACATCGGCGAGGCGGGGATGGAGCGCATCCTCAACCACCCCGATCTGGTCGACGTGCCGCTGGCCCTGGAGACGCCGACGGAGGACGGGAAGAGCTTCGCGTGGAACATCGATCGGGTCCGCGAACTCCGGCGCGACTGAGCCGCGCGACGCGTCGGCGGCGGCCCGAGCCGACCCGGACGGCTGTCGCCCGTCCGACGCGGTTTTAAGTAACCTCGCGAGTGATCCACGGACATGCCCACCACGAAGGCGTTGCTGTTGGGACGCCGTCGCGACCGCGCGGTCGGACTGGTGGTCGGGTTCGCCGGCGCCGTGGCGCTCGCGCTCGTCGCCGGGTTCCTCGCCGAGTCGGCGGGCGTGACGACGGCGAGCGCCCTGACCGACCGGCTCCTGCCGCTGCTGGTGTTCTACGCGCCCGGACCGCTGGCCGCCGCCGGCGCGTACGCGCGGTGCGGCGGCCCGGCGTGCCTGGCCGTCGGGGTCGTGCCGGCGGCCGTCCTCGGCGGGTTCGTCCTCCTCGGGACGGTGGTCGGCGTCCCCGGGATCAACGGGGGGAACCCGGCGATCGGCGACGTGACGGTGAGCTTCGCCGCGGTCGGGGTGACCAGCGCGTTCGTCGGCTACTGCGCCGGCGTGACCGCCGTCCTCGCCGCCGACCTGCTCGGGGTCGGGTCCGGCGAGGGGGACGGCGAAGGCGGCGACGAGTGAGGTGCCGGCCCCTCGCCGACCGATCTCCGGACGTTTATTTCCGCCCGCCGCGAAGCGAGGGCGTGCGACGCTTCTCCGCCGAGTACCTCGAACACACCCGCCGCGGGATGTGGGACGACGGCCGCGACGCGCTCGCGGACCTGGACCTGGGGAGCCGCGAGCGCGTCCTCGACGTGGGCTGCGGCACGGGGGAGCTGACCCGCGTGCTGGCCGCGGAGGCGGACGCGGCGGGCGACGCGGACGCGACCGTGATCGGCGTTGACGCCGACCGCGACCTCCTCGGGGTCGCCCGCGAGGAGAGCGACGGGCGGATCGGCTACCTGGCCGGGGACGCGACCCGGCTGCCGGTCGCCGACGGCGCGGTCGACCTGGCGGTCTGTCAGGCGCTCCTGATCAACCTCCCGGACCCGACCGCGGCGGTGCGTGAGCTCGCCCGGGTCTCCGGGGACCTCGTCGCCGCGGTCGAGCCGGACAACGCCGACGTGCGGGTGGCCTCGACGGTCGACGCCGAGGAGCGGCTGGAGCGCGAGGCGCGCGAGGCGTACGTCGCGGGCGTGGAGACGGACGTGGCGCTCGGCGACCGGGTGCGCGAGGCGTTCGACGCGGCCGGGATGGTCGACGTGCGGACCCGACGCTACGTCCACGAGAAGCGGACCGAGCCGCCGTACGCCGAGGCCGCGCTCCGGTCGGCGGCGCGGAAGGCCTCCGGCGCGGGCCTGGCCGACCACCGCGAGGAGCTGGTCGCCGCGACATCGGAGGCGGCCTACGACGACCTCCGGGGGCGCTGGCGCGAGATGGGCCGCGAGGTCGTCGACGCCATCGGCGCCGAGGAGTACGAGCGCGTCGAGTACGTCCCCTTCGACGTGACCGTGGGGCGCGTGCCGGACGGCGGCTGACCCCCGTTTCCCCGGGAGCCGGTTCAGACCATGTCGCCGCGCACGGACGCCCCCTCCTGTTCGGCGCGCTGCCGTTTGAGCACGTCCGCGGCCGCGTTCGCGGCGTCCTCGTCGGCGCCGAGCATCCCGAGCGCGGCGGGCAGCGTCGGCATCGCCAGCGAGGCCTCGCGGAGGCGGTCGAACGCCTCGTCGTCGCGCTCCCCGTCGACCCACAGGCAGACCCCGCGGGGGTCGAGCACCTCCTCGTAGGCGTCGCGGGCGAGCGCGCCCTTCAGCCGCTGGCGGACGTTGTCCTCGAAGCCCGCGTTACACACTTCGAGGTGGATCGGCTCGTCGTCCTCCACGAGTTCGGCCGCGAGACACTTCTCGGGCGCCGCGTAGCCGTTGTCGCTCGTCCGGACGCGGTCGGGGTTCGCCTCGGCCCAGTCGGCGTCGACCGTGGTGCCGACGCCCTTCACGCCGTACTCGCTCTCGAAGGCGGCGGCCGCGTCGCCGTCGCCGCCCATGATCACGTCCTTCGTGAGGTAGACGTCGAGCCGGTCGACCGGGTCGAGCCCGAGCGCCACGTCGCCGAACGCCCACACCTCGCGGACGGGCACCGGCATCG includes the following:
- a CDS encoding PAS domain-containing protein; this translates as MSPEPTSPDYGADAFLARLAIEGPAPILAAEAATGTVVAVNEAATELFGRNRSSLIGMHQTELHPPETETRHQEGFQAVQDGREKHVRADAEEPVTILRADGSTVPVDVRSTTFTHADTEYVLGIFQDASERIEDLARLEQQAAAMDLTTSGIALLNGDGEYTYLNDAHVTMFGYDDAEELLGGTWRQIYADDVIERIETEVLPVVEETGSWDGELVGVKRDGTPITQRVSLAQLPDGGITCVNLDLTEQERRLRRLEETRSLAEELMTADNYEEVIDTAIEGVTEIIDRPVSGYWAHEPAGTDTANPTGTAETATDVLVPVSVSSSGASLVEEVPQFRPGESLAWEAFDAGTPAYYPNVAAEVGVHNRETPIGTEFIVPIDDDGVFLVGSPETDNLAEDERELILIVTQYLQTAIELVAQRRQLRTARDRIESEHNQLERVMNTVPQLIFAKNTDGEFLLANEAVADAYGTTVSDMIGSTDADYTAEPDEVDAFTDDDRRVIETGEPLHRTEETLTDAAGNERILETWKIPFKPADSDEDAVLGVANDITDLTDVRDELDRQRRLTNLYAVSNRVFKATDPEDAFDACVEAVAEVVTADELAIYDRNTSKGELVRLATAGDNTESRSRQRIHPGETDLWRAFTESDTCWLPADAVIEADDAAEKQALVTQLGETSLLSVVVDKRDETLESFIRAVSQQVSAALTQLRQETSIAGLSNDVARTQRQADRYQNLWEGMVDTVEAIVTAETSAAVREAVVGFGDRVAEYAFVGTYDPVTERIDPVEVSEAGGPSKLYENDGQAFPAITAASQNEPQRVVDGQETGGSHGEWLNRLLHFGYRESLAVPVSHYGTVYAVAEFISTDAERFAEPERQAVGAVADAAGMRLSTLESANASNAPIAFDLECRDPSPLFPGLSTSGTIVVEHVALTGRENFHLTGRVDGYTETAFRDYVAATPGIELDSIDSIGSNAHEIAVRMRDTPGRSLGSVRDVLMRTDTQLSSVRSRPNADVLEFWTRDPGVIGRVREELSTVSGSCQLVSKRHLSGSSGRRDGSAGSTELTRRQREIAETALQEGYYDDPRGINGADLADRFDVSSSTLHQHLRAAESKIIRGFFE
- a CDS encoding lipoate--protein ligase family protein → MTAPAVDWRLIREEARPGPMQMALDEVAAETAAAGGPATLRAYRWEPSCLTLGRHQEPETVDWGFCEREGIDVTRRQTGGGGIYHDGRGDVAYSIAVPADDVPGELLDCYHLLCEPVLDAFDRLGIDADYVEDPLPELYHPACYLRELHPAHDVVADDGRAGPRKIAGNAQYRKREAVIQHGSLTFSAEADRHLGVFDDPPVTPEEFRERVVGMDELVDADRADAVAAVEAALSDWAGAAPDATVETDGSWTDAELERAEELVAEKYRDEAWVRTRPGGGGA
- a CDS encoding deoxyribonuclease IV, whose translation is MSLKVGAHVSIAGGVDNAVANQVEVGGNCGQIFTHSPQVWQDPDIGDDEAERFREGTERDLEGPWVIHTSYLVNLCTPKEGLREKSLDSMQKEVDAADKLGIPYVNVHLGAHTGAGVEGGLDNAASVIDDLDVPDGVTVLIESDAGAGTKLGGEFEHLAGIIDRTETDIDVCVDTAHAFAAGYDLSTPEAVDETVAEFDDVVGLEHLKYIHLNDSKHECGTNKDEHAHIGEGHIGEAGMERILNHPDLVDVPLALETPTEDGKSFAWNIDRVRELRRD
- a CDS encoding class I SAM-dependent methyltransferase; this encodes MRRFSAEYLEHTRRGMWDDGRDALADLDLGSRERVLDVGCGTGELTRVLAAEADAAGDADATVIGVDADRDLLGVAREESDGRIGYLAGDATRLPVADGAVDLAVCQALLINLPDPTAAVRELARVSGDLVAAVEPDNADVRVASTVDAEERLEREAREAYVAGVETDVALGDRVREAFDAAGMVDVRTRRYVHEKRTEPPYAEAALRSAARKASGAGLADHREELVAATSEAAYDDLRGRWREMGREVVDAIGAEEYERVEYVPFDVTVGRVPDGG
- a CDS encoding DUF7095 family protein, giving the protein MERERAVDRLESLVDRVEREPMPVPVREVWAFGDVALGLDPVDRLDVYLTKDVIMGGDGDAAAAFESEYGVKGVGTTVDADWAEANPDRVRTSDNGYAAPEKCLAAELVEDDEPIHLEVCNAGFEDNVRQRLKGALARDAYEEVLDPRGVCLWVDGERDDEAFDRLREASLAMPTLPAALGMLGADEDAANAAADVLKRQRAEQEGASVRGDMV